A part of Desulfobacter sp. genomic DNA contains:
- a CDS encoding FxsA family protein yields MLLKLFLCFTLIPVIELYLLINLGTVIGGFNTVLLVILTGFAGAWLARMEGLNTMFKVRQNLNQGIMPAEELIDALIILIAGLVLITPGLLTDCMGLLLLWPYTRNMFKRFLRRKFDEMNARGNINITRFH; encoded by the coding sequence ATGTTACTAAAACTTTTTTTGTGTTTCACCCTTATCCCGGTCATAGAACTCTATCTCTTAATTAACCTGGGAACGGTCATCGGTGGATTCAATACCGTACTGCTGGTGATTTTAACCGGTTTTGCAGGCGCCTGGCTCGCCCGTATGGAAGGCCTGAACACCATGTTCAAGGTGCGCCAGAACCTTAACCAGGGTATCATGCCGGCAGAAGAACTTATTGATGCTTTGATTATCCTCATTGCCGGCCTTGTGCTCATCACCCCTGGCCTGCTCACGGACTGCATGGGGCTGCTGCTGCTCTGGCCCTATACCAGGAACATGTTCAAACGGTTTTTACGCAGAAAATTCGATGAAATGAATGCCCGGGGCAATATCAACATCACCCGGTTCCATTAA
- a CDS encoding nitroreductase family protein: MSSDSSFFNLIRKRRSVRKFTTRPIEEEKRKLLIEAALRSPSSRSFNPWRFILIDTPEMLEKLSRSKPHGAAFLRNAPMGIVVCGDASASDVWVEDCSIASAFIHLAASSLDLGSCWIQIRNREHAISDEAPTISADTYIKELLGIPDNLMIESIIAIGYPDETKKGHPADTLNRDKVFLNTYDPKE; this comes from the coding sequence ATGTCATCTGATTCTAGTTTTTTCAACCTTATCAGAAAACGGCGAAGCGTTCGAAAATTCACCACCCGTCCCATTGAAGAAGAAAAACGGAAGCTGCTGATAGAAGCCGCCCTGCGCTCCCCCTCATCCAGGAGCTTCAATCCCTGGCGGTTTATCCTAATAGACACCCCCGAAATGCTGGAGAAACTATCCCGGTCCAAACCCCATGGCGCGGCTTTCCTGAGAAATGCGCCCATGGGCATTGTGGTCTGCGGAGATGCATCTGCATCCGACGTCTGGGTGGAAGACTGCTCAATTGCATCGGCCTTTATCCACCTGGCAGCATCTTCCCTGGATTTGGGGTCCTGCTGGATACAGATTCGAAACAGGGAGCATGCCATATCCGACGAGGCCCCCACAATAAGTGCTGATACCTATATTAAAGAATTACTGGGCATTCCCGATAATTTAATGATTGAATCCATTATTGCCATCGGGTATCCTGATGAGACCAAAAAAGGACATCCGGCTGACACGCTGAACCGAGACAAGGTATTTTTGAACACGTACGACCCCAAGGAATAG
- a CDS encoding transcriptional regulator: MSVDQELLEMVLSIKELDELSNFFQDLFTPAELEDISLRWKLLKDLHRGMTQRKIAEKYGISLCKITRGSKVLKNKDSVMLKLLNQFND; encoded by the coding sequence ATGAGTGTAGATCAAGAACTTCTGGAAATGGTCCTGTCCATTAAAGAACTGGACGAGCTAAGCAATTTTTTTCAAGACCTTTTTACCCCGGCCGAGCTTGAGGATATTTCGCTTCGCTGGAAACTGCTCAAGGACCTCCACAGGGGGATGACCCAGCGCAAGATTGCCGAGAAGTACGGGATAAGCCTGTGCAAAATCACCCGGGGCTCCAAGGTGCTGAAAAACAAGGATTCAGTCATGCTGAAACTGCTGAATCAGTTCAACGATTAA
- a CDS encoding NAD-dependent epimerase/dehydratase family protein, whose protein sequence is MEIRKVLVTGGGGFLGKAIVKKLVREKIKVCSFSRQRYPDLDELGVTQIQGDLTKREEVLPAVKGVDTVFHVAARPGMWGRWESYYDVNVRGTLHVIEACRQNNVSRLIHTSSPSVVFDDADMENVDESAPYPDRYLGPYPETKALAEREVVRAAKAGLPAIILRPHLIWGPEDNHLLPRIVSRGKRLKIVGRVDDLVDTIYVDNAADAHILAAEKLAVQPELSGNIYFISQDDPISKWTLANEFLAAAGKPPITGRVSAKTAYAAGWVFEKIYGLLGIQSDPPMTRFVAKELATSHWFDISRAKRELGYAPAVSTEEGLRRLRAWLSKGE, encoded by the coding sequence ATGGAAATAAGAAAAGTATTGGTTACCGGCGGCGGTGGTTTTCTGGGCAAGGCCATTGTGAAAAAATTAGTAAGGGAAAAAATAAAGGTTTGTTCTTTTTCACGACAACGCTATCCAGATCTGGATGAACTCGGTGTAACCCAGATCCAGGGGGACCTGACCAAAAGAGAAGAGGTGCTCCCGGCAGTCAAGGGGGTGGATACGGTATTTCATGTGGCAGCCAGGCCCGGTATGTGGGGCAGATGGGAAAGCTATTATGATGTCAATGTCCGGGGAACGCTACATGTGATTGAGGCCTGCAGGCAGAACAACGTGTCCCGTTTGATCCATACCAGTTCTCCGTCAGTGGTGTTTGACGACGCGGATATGGAAAATGTCGATGAGTCTGCGCCCTATCCGGACCGATACCTGGGACCTTACCCGGAGACCAAGGCGCTGGCGGAAAGAGAGGTGGTCCGGGCGGCCAAAGCGGGACTGCCGGCGATCATTTTAAGGCCCCACCTCATTTGGGGGCCGGAGGACAACCATTTGCTTCCCAGGATCGTCAGCCGGGGAAAGCGGTTAAAAATTGTGGGCCGTGTGGACGATCTGGTGGATACCATCTATGTGGACAATGCGGCGGATGCCCATATTCTGGCTGCGGAAAAGCTGGCGGTGCAGCCTGAATTGTCCGGGAATATTTATTTTATCAGCCAGGATGACCCCATATCAAAATGGACCCTGGCCAATGAATTTTTGGCCGCGGCCGGGAAACCGCCGATAACAGGCCGTGTTTCTGCGAAAACTGCCTATGCGGCAGGGTGGGTATTTGAAAAGATCTACGGGCTGCTGGGCATTCAAAGCGATCCCCCCATGACCCGCTTTGTGGCCAAGGAACTGGCCACTTCCCATTGGTTTGACATTTCAAGGGCCAAACGGGAGCTGGGATATGCCCCGGCGGTGTCCACGGAAGAGGGCCTGAGACGGTTGAGGGCCTGGCTTTCAAAAGGAGAATAA
- a CDS encoding HDOD domain-containing protein, which translates to MDVKNKILRMIQKRESDLPTLPVVVDRIISIASDENTTTETLAEVIAYDQGMTNKLLKLANSVYYAQKTKVETIKRAISVIGFDEIIGIALGMGILSSVSSKSGLTLDMKALWIHGIGVATVSKELAKRTNPGIAGKIFIPALLHDMGKVIFSVYFKQDYLKARQFAIENKKPLYFSENAVLKLDHAVLSALLMKRWNFPASIMIPCRFHHNPESSPVQYKHQALIINLADYLTQKAGVGHSGNPVPVSIKNAPKKIGVGESVLRLTIDQLKRKEPEIKEFFKITTS; encoded by the coding sequence ATGGACGTAAAAAATAAAATTCTCAGGATGATCCAGAAACGGGAGAGCGACCTGCCCACCCTCCCTGTGGTCGTTGACCGGATTATCAGTATCGCCTCCGATGAAAACACCACCACAGAAACACTGGCAGAGGTCATTGCCTACGACCAGGGCATGACCAACAAGCTGCTCAAACTGGCCAATTCCGTTTATTATGCCCAGAAAACCAAGGTGGAAACCATTAAACGGGCCATTTCCGTCATTGGATTTGATGAAATCATCGGCATTGCACTGGGCATGGGGATATTATCCAGCGTCAGTTCAAAATCTGGGCTCACCCTGGACATGAAGGCCCTGTGGATCCACGGCATCGGAGTGGCAACCGTTTCAAAGGAACTGGCTAAACGGACCAACCCCGGCATTGCCGGAAAAATTTTCATCCCCGCCCTGCTCCACGACATGGGCAAGGTTATCTTTTCGGTATATTTCAAGCAGGACTACCTGAAGGCCAGGCAATTTGCCATTGAAAACAAAAAGCCCTTATATTTCAGTGAAAATGCCGTATTAAAACTGGACCATGCCGTGCTTTCGGCCCTTCTCATGAAACGGTGGAATTTCCCTGCCTCCATCATGATCCCCTGCAGGTTCCACCATAACCCGGAATCCTCGCCGGTTCAGTATAAACACCAGGCCCTGATCATCAATCTGGCCGATTATCTCACCCAGAAAGCTGGGGTGGGCCATTCAGGCAACCCGGTTCCGGTCAGCATTAAAAATGCCCCAAAAAAAATCGGCGTGGGGGAATCCGTGCTCCGGCTGACCATAGACCAGCTAAAACGCAAGGAGCCTGAAATCAAGGAATTTTTCAAGATCACGACCTCCTGA
- a CDS encoding leucyl/phenylalanyl-tRNA--protein transferase: MPLFRLSERIEFPPAWLARSDGLLCIGGDLTPQRLILAYQNGIFPWFSHNEPILWWSPDPRLVLAPTGVRISRSLKKKIKKHPFDIRVNTDFEQTIAACSQPRSKEEEGTWLVDEMIEAYITLHHMGYAHSIEAWQGDSLVGGLYGVSLGRSFFGESMFSRRTDASKIALVALADHLAQYKFDMIDCQVTTDHLLSMGAREMSRDNFLNILNRSVAASVPEAVWLSGRSLTPAAVPN, encoded by the coding sequence ATGCCCCTGTTCAGGTTATCGGAACGAATTGAATTTCCGCCGGCCTGGCTGGCAAGATCAGACGGTCTCCTCTGTATCGGAGGAGACCTTACCCCCCAGCGCCTGATTCTTGCCTACCAAAACGGTATTTTCCCCTGGTTTTCCCATAACGAGCCCATCCTCTGGTGGTCCCCCGATCCCAGGCTGGTACTGGCACCTACCGGTGTCAGGATTTCACGCAGCCTGAAAAAGAAAATCAAAAAACACCCGTTTGACATCAGAGTAAACACCGACTTTGAGCAGACCATTGCTGCCTGCTCCCAACCCCGGAGCAAAGAAGAAGAAGGCACCTGGCTGGTGGACGAAATGATAGAAGCCTATATCACGCTCCACCACATGGGCTATGCCCACTCCATAGAGGCCTGGCAGGGTGATTCTCTTGTGGGAGGGCTTTACGGAGTCAGTCTTGGCCGCTCCTTTTTTGGAGAATCCATGTTCAGCCGCCGGACCGATGCCTCCAAAATCGCCCTGGTGGCCCTGGCCGACCACCTGGCACAATACAAATTTGACATGATTGACTGCCAGGTCACCACAGACCACCTCCTAAGCATGGGGGCCAGGGAAATGTCCAGGGACAATTTTCTGAATATACTCAACCGTTCAGTGGCCGCCTCCGTCCCGGAGGCAGTCTGGCTTTCGGGGCGCAGCCTCACTCCTGCAGCAGTTCCCAATTAA
- a CDS encoding phosphoesterase — protein MASGGEQILCINRNTLPSAWVEKQTVLPMEITTFTEQCSRSGFAFADRAGAEEDPGRKQIIPYILLQTRDGSLTAAYTRRGSEKRLHDLWSLGIGGHINPIDSRNNDNGGPCPPFKDILITGMERELDEELIRRPKKDRPEFMGIISEDITPVGSVHLGAVFRILTETPDAYLPGDELYRFTWLPTNDLGGINMELWSELALELINRQ, from the coding sequence ATGGCCTCAGGCGGTGAACAAATACTATGCATCAACCGAAATACCCTGCCCTCCGCATGGGTTGAAAAACAAACCGTTCTTCCCATGGAGATTACCACATTCACCGAACAGTGCAGCCGGAGTGGATTTGCCTTTGCCGACCGGGCAGGGGCGGAGGAAGACCCTGGCAGAAAACAGATCATACCCTATATCCTGCTCCAGACCCGGGACGGATCCCTCACCGCCGCCTATACCCGCAGAGGCAGTGAAAAACGCCTCCATGACCTCTGGTCATTGGGTATCGGCGGCCACATCAATCCCATTGACAGCCGTAATAACGACAACGGAGGCCCCTGCCCCCCTTTCAAGGACATTTTAATCACAGGAATGGAAAGGGAACTTGATGAAGAGCTTATCCGGCGGCCGAAAAAAGACAGGCCTGAATTCATGGGAATCATCAGCGAAGATATCACCCCGGTGGGCAGTGTGCATCTGGGCGCTGTATTCAGAATCCTGACAGAAACCCCTGACGCCTATCTCCCCGGAGATGAGTTGTACCGTTTTACCTGGCTGCCCACCAATGACCTTGGCGGGATTAATATGGAGTTGTGGTCAGAACTGGCATTGGAACTGATTAACCGCCAGTGA
- a CDS encoding ornithine cyclodeaminase family protein, producing the protein MLFLNKKDIARIDRGRIQDAVQRAYELMNNGGFNMPDRIHVGDGDNTLLLMPCFAGDYFATKLVSVFPGAAQMGVPVVNGIMTLSDNMSGRPLAIMDGAAVTAERTGAVGGLAVDRLTNPGLKTAGIFGAGVQGMSQARYLLLNREISSLSIFDPNRAAAEKMAESLAADCPGLTCRVAEDADSLVKDAALVIAATTSARPLFSDDCDLVKGKTFISIGSFRPDMKEFPDAVIKTADQVYVDTPFAAKESGDICIPLERNIVKEDNIHPFASLAGAAGGQAAGTTFFKSVGMALFDLAVAAVLYELSKENGFGVELDF; encoded by the coding sequence ATGCTCTTTCTTAATAAAAAAGATATTGCCCGAATTGATCGCGGACGGATTCAGGATGCTGTCCAAAGGGCCTATGAATTGATGAATAACGGCGGATTCAATATGCCTGACCGCATTCACGTGGGGGACGGGGACAATACGCTGCTGCTCATGCCCTGCTTTGCAGGGGATTACTTTGCCACCAAACTGGTTTCGGTATTTCCAGGTGCGGCGCAGATGGGGGTGCCGGTGGTGAACGGGATCATGACGCTTTCCGATAATATGAGCGGAAGGCCTTTGGCCATTATGGACGGTGCCGCCGTGACAGCCGAGCGCACAGGCGCCGTCGGTGGGCTGGCTGTAGACAGGCTGACGAATCCGGGATTAAAAACAGCAGGGATTTTCGGGGCCGGGGTCCAGGGGATGAGCCAGGCCAGGTATCTGCTGCTGAACCGTGAAATCAGCAGCCTGAGTATTTTTGATCCCAACAGGGCTGCCGCAGAGAAAATGGCTGAATCATTGGCGGCGGACTGTCCCGGGCTCACCTGTCGGGTGGCAGAGGATGCCGATAGCCTGGTTAAGGATGCCGCGCTTGTCATAGCGGCCACAACCAGTGCCAGGCCTCTGTTCAGTGATGACTGTGATTTGGTCAAGGGAAAAACCTTTATCTCCATCGGGTCCTTCAGGCCTGACATGAAGGAGTTTCCCGATGCTGTAATTAAAACAGCGGATCAGGTGTATGTGGATACCCCCTTTGCAGCAAAGGAATCCGGAGATATTTGTATTCCCCTGGAACGTAACATTGTGAAAGAAGATAACATCCATCCCTTTGCATCCTTAGCCGGGGCTGCAGGCGGTCAAGCTGCCGGTACCACCTTCTTTAAATCCGTGGGCATGGCCCTGTTTGACCTGGCCGTGGCTGCCGTGCTCTATGAATTGTCAAAAGAAAATGGTTTCGGTGTTGAACTTGATTTTTAA
- a CDS encoding YihY/virulence factor BrkB family protein, with protein MHANPGLRQIVKKTGRVLWQAAKDFQRDQCALSASALSLNTLFAIVPVMAMAFGIAKGFGFREYLENEVMTLFAGQEEIAARVLTFSNNLLEKTQGGLMAVLGILLLLYSLVKLMATIEGTFNRIWWVADGRSLIRKITDYLTISLAAGLLVILSGGVNIFVSTRLEKLLAALGLPLEGMVSFGFNLFPYLSTWILFILFYMIMPNKRVDVRAAAAGGVIAGTLFQFLQLAYLKFQVGVASYNAIYGSFAALPLFLIWLQTSWIVLLFGAEIAFEWENTDFHLSRDINPETLSPRSRKFFMLCIVRLCVGRFVRNGPPVTHKQLSRELDLPPAVVRHLLEILVASQVLFEVNPSGDAPAGYTPAMDVECMSIMDVLSAVERQGDDVAVPDGAFVARALEESLERFEGAARKSAGERKIKDI; from the coding sequence ATGCACGCCAATCCCGGGCTCCGGCAGATTGTAAAGAAAACAGGACGGGTATTATGGCAGGCGGCCAAGGATTTTCAACGGGACCAGTGCGCCCTGAGTGCATCGGCCCTATCCTTGAACACTCTTTTTGCCATTGTGCCGGTGATGGCCATGGCCTTTGGTATCGCAAAAGGTTTCGGGTTCAGGGAATACCTTGAAAACGAAGTGATGACCCTGTTTGCCGGCCAGGAGGAAATCGCTGCCCGGGTGCTGACTTTTTCCAATAATCTGCTGGAAAAAACCCAGGGAGGATTGATGGCGGTCCTGGGCATCCTCCTTTTGCTTTACTCTCTGGTTAAACTCATGGCCACCATTGAGGGGACATTCAACCGGATCTGGTGGGTGGCCGACGGCCGCTCACTGATCCGGAAGATCACCGATTATCTTACCATCTCCCTGGCTGCCGGGCTGCTGGTCATTCTTTCCGGCGGTGTGAATATTTTTGTTTCCACCCGGCTTGAAAAACTGCTTGCTGCCCTGGGCCTGCCCCTTGAAGGGATGGTTTCCTTTGGATTTAATCTTTTTCCCTATTTGTCTACCTGGATTCTGTTTATTCTTTTTTACATGATCATGCCCAATAAACGTGTAGATGTGAGGGCGGCCGCAGCAGGTGGTGTCATTGCCGGTACTTTGTTCCAGTTCCTTCAGCTGGCCTACTTGAAGTTTCAGGTGGGGGTGGCCTCCTACAATGCGATTTACGGCAGTTTTGCCGCGCTCCCCCTGTTTTTAATTTGGCTCCAGACATCCTGGATCGTATTGCTTTTCGGCGCTGAAATTGCTTTCGAGTGGGAAAATACGGATTTTCACCTTTCCAGGGATATAAATCCGGAGACCCTGAGTCCCAGGTCCCGCAAATTTTTCATGCTGTGCATTGTCCGCCTGTGTGTGGGACGGTTTGTCAGGAACGGTCCGCCTGTGACCCATAAACAATTATCCCGGGAATTGGATCTCCCCCCTGCCGTTGTCCGCCATCTTCTGGAAATCCTGGTGGCCTCCCAGGTGTTGTTTGAAGTAAATCCGTCCGGAGATGCGCCTGCCGGTTATACACCGGCCATGGATGTGGAATGTATGAGCATCATGGATGTCCTCTCTGCTGTGGAGAGACAGGGGGATGATGTGGCGGTACCGGACGGTGCGTTTGTGGCCAGAGCCCTTGAGGAGAGCCTTGAGCGTTTTGAAGGCGCGGCCCGGAAGTCTGCAGGGGAAAGGAAAATCAAAGATATCTGA